A genomic window from Scophthalmus maximus strain ysfricsl-2021 chromosome 17, ASM2237912v1, whole genome shotgun sequence includes:
- the mybpc2a gene encoding myosin binding protein Ca isoform X11 has protein sequence MPEPQKPDVRPAVANNEPRDELPADEPVPGEAPQMAELTGLFVLKPESVTATKGKDITFVTKVDSTNLLRKPNMKWLKGKWLDLGSKAGKHLQFKETYDRNTKIYTYEMSIIKVVDGDAGGYRCEVTSKDKCDSCTFDISVQAVEEEQQDNILEAFKRSGDADEDAGDLDFSALLKKRQKKKQAPKEEVDVWEILKGANPCDYEKIAFQYGITDLRGMLKRLKKMKMESKKSDGAFLRKLDSAYSVDKGKTIQLTVEVADPDAPVTWLKNGQEIKPSAKYVFESVGNKRTLTINKCNLSDDAAYECVVGEEKSFTEVFVKEPPITITKPLDDVLTVVGEKVEFEVEVSEEGANVKWMKDGVELTRETAGSKYRIKKAGKKHILIINEATKEDIGMYYAFTNGGESKAELEVEDKELQVLQSIADLTVKSAEQAVFKCEVSDEKVTGKWFKDGVEVQPSDRIKITHIGRTHKLTIDDVKSSDAGDYTFVPDGYALSLSAKLNFLEIKIEYVPRQDPPKIHLDTSGTGNKNTITVVAGNKLRLDVEITGEPAPTVCWMKGDKVVAEAEGRVRVETRKTLSSFVIEGAERGDEGLYHIAVNNPAGEDKADLFIRVVDVPNPPENVKCSSVGEDCATIAWDPPAFDGGVPIKGYLMEKKKVGSARWTKLNFDVYESTTYEAKKMIEGVRYEMRVFAVNGIGVSQPSANSEPFMPIAATSEPTRLVVDDVTDTTCALKWLPPEKIGAGGIDGYIIEYCKEGGDQWVQANAAPVAKNQYRVKDLPVGEKMLFRVVAVNVAGRSPPATTAQAVTIREIMETPKIRLPRQLRTKLIRVVGEKLNLVIPFQGKPRPVVTWFKDGAPLDGKTIGTRTSEVDSILFIRSAERDHSGKYTLSVQIENVSDSADIYIQIVDKPGPPIAVHVTDVWGFNAALEWKPPKDDGNCDIIGYTIQKADMKTKDWFTVYEHNRRPGCTVSDLVMGNEYSFRVFSENICGHSDEPGVSKNNAVVTKTGLAYKPPPFKEKDMTRSPKFTAPLVNRTVVAGYAAAISCAVRGFPKPKIIWMKNNMIIGEDPKFLMQNNQGVLTLNIRKPSMFDGGRYSCRAINDLGQDEVECKLEVRVVKEKGEEAKK, from the exons atCTACACTTACGAGATGAGCATCATCAAAGTAGTGGATGGGGACGCAGGTGGCTACCGCTGCGAGGTCACCTCCAAAGACAAGTGCGACAGCTGCACATTCGACATCTCCGTGCAGG ctgtggaagaggagcagcaggacaaCATCTTGGAGGCGTTTAAGCGATC CGGAGATGCAGATGAGGATGCCGGTGATCTTGACTTCAGCGCGCTGCTCAAGAAAAG gcagaagaagaaacaggccCCCAAAGAGGAAGTGGATGTTTGGGAAATCCTAAAGGGGGCCAACCCCTGTGACTACGAGAAGATCGCCTTCCAGTATGGCATCACGGACCTGAGGGGCATGCTGAAGAGgctgaagaagatgaagatggagtCCAAGAAGAGTGACG GAGCTTTCCTCAGGAAGCTGGATTCGGCCTACTCAGTGGACAAGGGCAAGACGATCCAGCTCACCGTGGAGGTGGCCGACCCCGACGCTCCGGTCACGTGGCTGAAGAATGGACAGGAGATCAAACCATCAGCCAA GTATGTGTTCGAGAGCGTGGGCAACAAGCGGACGCTCACTATCAACAAGTGCAACCTTTCGGATGACGCAGCGTACGAGTGCGTGGTCGGGGAGGAGAAGAGCTTCACGGAGGTTTTCGTCAAAG aGCCGCCGATCACCATCACCAAGCCGCTGGACGACGTCCTCACCGTGGTCGGTGAGAAGGTGGAGTTTGAGGTGGAAGTTTCAGAGGAAGGCGCCAACGTGAAATG GATGAAAGATGGGGTTGAGTTGACCAGAGAGACTGCAGGTTCAAAGTACAGGATTAAGAAAGCTGGGAAGAAGCACATTTTGATCATAAATGAAGCCACCAAGGAGGATATCGGGATGTACTACGCCTTCACCAATGGTGGGGAGTCGAAGGCAGAGCTGGAGGTTGAAG ATAAGGAGCTGCAGGTTCTGCAGAGCATTGCCGACCTGACAGTGAAGTCTGCCGAACAGGCTGTGTTCAAGTGCGAGGTGTCCGACGAAAAAGTGACGGGGAAGTGGTTCAAGGACGGCGTCGAAGTCCAGCCCAGCGATCGCATCAAAATAACGCACATCGGAAG GACCCACAAGCTGACAATTGATGACGTGAAGTCTTCGGACGCCGGAGATTACACTTTCGTCCCCGACGGCTACGCGCTGTCTCTCTCCGCAAAACTCAACTTCCTGG aGATCAAGATTGAATACGTTCCCCGACAAG ATCCGCCCAAAATCCACCTGGACACCAGCGGCACCGGCAACAAGAACACGATCACCGTGGTGGCCGGGAACAAACTTCGCCTCGACGTGGAGATCACGGGGGAGCCGGCCCCGACCGTGTGCTGGATGAAGGGAGACAAG gTGGTGGCTGAGGCCGAGGGACGGGTCCGCGTGGAGACCAGGAAGACCCTGAGCAGCTTTGTCATAGAGGGGGCGGAGAGAGGCGACGAGGGCCTTTACCACATCGCCGTGAATAATCCTGCCGGAGAAGACAAGGCGGACCTCTTCATCAGGGTCGTGG ATGTGCCCAATCCCCCCGAGAATGTCAAATGCTCGTCAGTTGGCGAGGACTGTGCCACGATCGCATGGGACCCTCCCGCGTTTGACGGCGGAGTTCCCATTAAAG GGTAcctgatggagaagaagaaggttggctcGGCCAGATGGACCAAGCTCAACTTTGACGTTTACGAGTCCACCACGTATGAGGCCAAGAAGATGATCGAAGGCGTGCGTTACGAGATGAGGGTGTTCGCAGTCAACGGCATCGGCGTCTCTCAGCCCAGTGCGAACTCAGAGCCCTTCATGCCCATCG ccgcCACCAGCGAGCCCACCCGTCTCGTGGTGGACGATGTGACAGACACTACCTGTGCACTCAAGTGGCTTCCTCCGGAGAAAATCGGAGCGGGCGGCATCGACGGTTACATCATCGAGTACTGCAAAGAAGGAG GGGACCAGTGGGTGCAGGCTAATGCGGCGCCAGTGGCAAAGAACCAGTACAGGGTGAAGGACCTCCCAGTCGGGGAGAAGATGCTGTTCAGAGTGGTGGCCGTCAACGTCGCGGGCCGCAGCCCGCCCGCCACGACCGCCCAGGCCGTCACTATCAGAGAGATCATGG AGACTCCAAAGATCCGCCTGCCGCGCCAACTGAGAACCAAACTCATCAGGGTTGTGGGCGAGAAGCTGAACCTGGTCATCCCCTTCCAG GGTAAACCTCGCCCCGTCGTGACCTGGTTCAAAGACGGCGCTCCCCTGGACGGCAAGACGATAGGAACCCGTACCAGTGAGGTGGACTCCATCCTCTTCATCCGCTCGGCGGAGAGGGACCACTCGGGAAAGTACACACTGTCCGTTCAGATTGAGAACGTGTCGGACAGCGCTGACATTTACATTCAGATTGTAG ATAAGCCCGGCCCTCCCATCGCTGTGCACGTCACAGACGTCTGGGGCTTCAACGCCGCGCTGGAGTGGAAGCCGCCGAAAGACGACGGCAACTGCGACATTATCGGCTACACCATTCAGAAGGCCGACATGAAGACTAAG GATTGGTTCACGGTCTACGAGCACAACCGTAGGCCCGGCTGCACCGTGTCTGACCTGGTCATGGGGAACGAGTATTCCTTCCGAGTGTTCAGCGAAAACATCTGCGGCCACAGCGACGAGCCCGGCGTCAGCAAGAACAACGCCGTCGTTACCAAGACAG GTTTGGCCTACAAACCTCCTCCCTTCAAAGAGAAGGACATGACCAGATCCCCCAAGTTCACGGCGCCCCTGGTGAACAGAACTGTGGTGGCGGGCTACGCCGCCGCCATCAGCTGTGCCGTCCGCGGCTTCCCCAAG CCAAAGATCATTTGGATGAAGAACAACATGATCATCGGTGAGGACCCCAAGTTCCTGATGCAGAACAACCAGGGCGTGTTGACGCTGAATATCCGCAAGCCGAGCATGTTCGACGGGGGCCGGTACTCCTGCAGGGCCATCAACGACCTCGGGCAGGACGAGGTGGAGTGCAAGCTGGAGGTTCGAG ttgtaaaagagaaaggagaggaggcgaAGAAATGA
- the mybpc2a gene encoding myosin binding protein Ca isoform X8: MPEPQKPAAEGDKAAAAPAETKDVRPAVELPADEPVPGEAPQMAELTGLFVLKPESVTATKGKDITFVTKVDSTNLLRKPNMKWLKGKWLDLGSKAGKHLQFKETYDRNTKIYTYEMSIIKVVDGDAGGYRCEVTSKDKCDSCTFDISVQAVEEEQQDNILEAFKRSGDADEDAGDLDFSALLKKRQKKKQAPKEEVDVWEILKGANPCDYEKIAFQYGITDLRGMLKRLKKMKMESKKSDGAFLRKLDSAYSVDKGKTIQLTVEVADPDAPVTWLKNGQEIKPSAKYVFESVGNKRTLTINKCNLSDDAAYECVVGEEKSFTEVFVKEPPITITKPLDDVLTVVGEKVEFEVEVSEEGANVKWMKDGVELTRETAGSKYRIKKAGKKHILIINEATKEDIGMYYAFTNGGESKAELEVEDKELQVLQSIADLTVKSAEQAVFKCEVSDEKVTGKWFKDGVEVQPSDRIKITHIGRTHKLTIDDVKSSDAGDYTFVPDGYALSLSAKLNFLEIKIEYVPRQDPPKIHLDTSGTGNKNTITVVAGNKLRLDVEITGEPAPTVCWMKGDKVVAEAEGRVRVETRKTLSSFVIEGAERGDEGLYHIAVNNPAGEDKADLFIRVVDVPNPPENVKCSSVGEDCATIAWDPPAFDGGVPIKGYLMEKKKVGSARWTKLNFDVYESTTYEAKKMIEGVRYEMRVFAVNGIGVSQPSANSEPFMPIAATSEPTRLVVDDVTDTTCALKWLPPEKIGAGGIDGYIIEYCKEGGDQWVQANAAPVAKNQYRVKDLPVGEKMLFRVVAVNVAGRSPPATTAQAVTIREIMETPKIRLPRQLRTKLIRVVGEKLNLVIPFQGKPRPVVTWFKDGAPLDGKTIGTRTSEVDSILFIRSAERDHSGKYTLSVQIENVSDSADIYIQIVDKPGPPIAVHVTDVWGFNAALEWKPPKDDGNCDIIGYTIQKADMKTKDWFTVYEHNRRPGCTVSDLVMGNEYSFRVFSENICGHSDEPGVSKNNAVVTKTGLAYKPPPFKEKDMTRSPKFTAPLVNRTVVAGYAAAISCAVRGFPKPKIIWMKNNMIIGEDPKFLMQNNQGVLTLNIRKPSMFDGGRYSCRAINDLGQDEVECKLEVRVVKEKGEEAKK; the protein is encoded by the exons atCTACACTTACGAGATGAGCATCATCAAAGTAGTGGATGGGGACGCAGGTGGCTACCGCTGCGAGGTCACCTCCAAAGACAAGTGCGACAGCTGCACATTCGACATCTCCGTGCAGG ctgtggaagaggagcagcaggacaaCATCTTGGAGGCGTTTAAGCGATC CGGAGATGCAGATGAGGATGCCGGTGATCTTGACTTCAGCGCGCTGCTCAAGAAAAG gcagaagaagaaacaggccCCCAAAGAGGAAGTGGATGTTTGGGAAATCCTAAAGGGGGCCAACCCCTGTGACTACGAGAAGATCGCCTTCCAGTATGGCATCACGGACCTGAGGGGCATGCTGAAGAGgctgaagaagatgaagatggagtCCAAGAAGAGTGACG GAGCTTTCCTCAGGAAGCTGGATTCGGCCTACTCAGTGGACAAGGGCAAGACGATCCAGCTCACCGTGGAGGTGGCCGACCCCGACGCTCCGGTCACGTGGCTGAAGAATGGACAGGAGATCAAACCATCAGCCAA GTATGTGTTCGAGAGCGTGGGCAACAAGCGGACGCTCACTATCAACAAGTGCAACCTTTCGGATGACGCAGCGTACGAGTGCGTGGTCGGGGAGGAGAAGAGCTTCACGGAGGTTTTCGTCAAAG aGCCGCCGATCACCATCACCAAGCCGCTGGACGACGTCCTCACCGTGGTCGGTGAGAAGGTGGAGTTTGAGGTGGAAGTTTCAGAGGAAGGCGCCAACGTGAAATG GATGAAAGATGGGGTTGAGTTGACCAGAGAGACTGCAGGTTCAAAGTACAGGATTAAGAAAGCTGGGAAGAAGCACATTTTGATCATAAATGAAGCCACCAAGGAGGATATCGGGATGTACTACGCCTTCACCAATGGTGGGGAGTCGAAGGCAGAGCTGGAGGTTGAAG ATAAGGAGCTGCAGGTTCTGCAGAGCATTGCCGACCTGACAGTGAAGTCTGCCGAACAGGCTGTGTTCAAGTGCGAGGTGTCCGACGAAAAAGTGACGGGGAAGTGGTTCAAGGACGGCGTCGAAGTCCAGCCCAGCGATCGCATCAAAATAACGCACATCGGAAG GACCCACAAGCTGACAATTGATGACGTGAAGTCTTCGGACGCCGGAGATTACACTTTCGTCCCCGACGGCTACGCGCTGTCTCTCTCCGCAAAACTCAACTTCCTGG aGATCAAGATTGAATACGTTCCCCGACAAG ATCCGCCCAAAATCCACCTGGACACCAGCGGCACCGGCAACAAGAACACGATCACCGTGGTGGCCGGGAACAAACTTCGCCTCGACGTGGAGATCACGGGGGAGCCGGCCCCGACCGTGTGCTGGATGAAGGGAGACAAG gTGGTGGCTGAGGCCGAGGGACGGGTCCGCGTGGAGACCAGGAAGACCCTGAGCAGCTTTGTCATAGAGGGGGCGGAGAGAGGCGACGAGGGCCTTTACCACATCGCCGTGAATAATCCTGCCGGAGAAGACAAGGCGGACCTCTTCATCAGGGTCGTGG ATGTGCCCAATCCCCCCGAGAATGTCAAATGCTCGTCAGTTGGCGAGGACTGTGCCACGATCGCATGGGACCCTCCCGCGTTTGACGGCGGAGTTCCCATTAAAG GGTAcctgatggagaagaagaaggttggctcGGCCAGATGGACCAAGCTCAACTTTGACGTTTACGAGTCCACCACGTATGAGGCCAAGAAGATGATCGAAGGCGTGCGTTACGAGATGAGGGTGTTCGCAGTCAACGGCATCGGCGTCTCTCAGCCCAGTGCGAACTCAGAGCCCTTCATGCCCATCG ccgcCACCAGCGAGCCCACCCGTCTCGTGGTGGACGATGTGACAGACACTACCTGTGCACTCAAGTGGCTTCCTCCGGAGAAAATCGGAGCGGGCGGCATCGACGGTTACATCATCGAGTACTGCAAAGAAGGAG GGGACCAGTGGGTGCAGGCTAATGCGGCGCCAGTGGCAAAGAACCAGTACAGGGTGAAGGACCTCCCAGTCGGGGAGAAGATGCTGTTCAGAGTGGTGGCCGTCAACGTCGCGGGCCGCAGCCCGCCCGCCACGACCGCCCAGGCCGTCACTATCAGAGAGATCATGG AGACTCCAAAGATCCGCCTGCCGCGCCAACTGAGAACCAAACTCATCAGGGTTGTGGGCGAGAAGCTGAACCTGGTCATCCCCTTCCAG GGTAAACCTCGCCCCGTCGTGACCTGGTTCAAAGACGGCGCTCCCCTGGACGGCAAGACGATAGGAACCCGTACCAGTGAGGTGGACTCCATCCTCTTCATCCGCTCGGCGGAGAGGGACCACTCGGGAAAGTACACACTGTCCGTTCAGATTGAGAACGTGTCGGACAGCGCTGACATTTACATTCAGATTGTAG ATAAGCCCGGCCCTCCCATCGCTGTGCACGTCACAGACGTCTGGGGCTTCAACGCCGCGCTGGAGTGGAAGCCGCCGAAAGACGACGGCAACTGCGACATTATCGGCTACACCATTCAGAAGGCCGACATGAAGACTAAG GATTGGTTCACGGTCTACGAGCACAACCGTAGGCCCGGCTGCACCGTGTCTGACCTGGTCATGGGGAACGAGTATTCCTTCCGAGTGTTCAGCGAAAACATCTGCGGCCACAGCGACGAGCCCGGCGTCAGCAAGAACAACGCCGTCGTTACCAAGACAG GTTTGGCCTACAAACCTCCTCCCTTCAAAGAGAAGGACATGACCAGATCCCCCAAGTTCACGGCGCCCCTGGTGAACAGAACTGTGGTGGCGGGCTACGCCGCCGCCATCAGCTGTGCCGTCCGCGGCTTCCCCAAG CCAAAGATCATTTGGATGAAGAACAACATGATCATCGGTGAGGACCCCAAGTTCCTGATGCAGAACAACCAGGGCGTGTTGACGCTGAATATCCGCAAGCCGAGCATGTTCGACGGGGGCCGGTACTCCTGCAGGGCCATCAACGACCTCGGGCAGGACGAGGTGGAGTGCAAGCTGGAGGTTCGAG ttgtaaaagagaaaggagaggaggcgaAGAAATGA
- the mybpc2a gene encoding myosin binding protein Ca isoform X5 produces the protein MPEPQKPAAEGDKAAAAPAETKEKPAEEEDVRPAVEPVPGEAPQMAELTGLFVLKPESVTATKGKDITFVTKVDSTNLLRKPNMKWLKGKWLDLGSKAGKHLQFKETYDRNTKIYTYEMSIIKVVDGDAGGYRCEVTSKDKCDSCTFDISVQAVEEEQQDNILEAFKRSGDADEDAGDLDFSALLKKRQKKKQAPKEEVDVWEILKGANPCDYEKIAFQYGITDLRGMLKRLKKMKMESKKSDGAFLRKLDSAYSVDKGKTIQLTVEVADPDAPVTWLKNGQEIKPSAKYVFESVGNKRTLTINKCNLSDDAAYECVVGEEKSFTEVFVKEPPITITKPLDDVLTVVGEKVEFEVEVSEEGANVKWMKDGVELTRETAGSKYRIKKAGKKHILIINEATKEDIGMYYAFTNGGESKAELEVEDKELQVLQSIADLTVKSAEQAVFKCEVSDEKVTGKWFKDGVEVQPSDRIKITHIGRTHKLTIDDVKSSDAGDYTFVPDGYALSLSAKLNFLEIKIEYVPRQDPPKIHLDTSGTGNKNTITVVAGNKLRLDVEITGEPAPTVCWMKGDKVVAEAEGRVRVETRKTLSSFVIEGAERGDEGLYHIAVNNPAGEDKADLFIRVVDVPNPPENVKCSSVGEDCATIAWDPPAFDGGVPIKGYLMEKKKVGSARWTKLNFDVYESTTYEAKKMIEGVRYEMRVFAVNGIGVSQPSANSEPFMPIAATSEPTRLVVDDVTDTTCALKWLPPEKIGAGGIDGYIIEYCKEGGDQWVQANAAPVAKNQYRVKDLPVGEKMLFRVVAVNVAGRSPPATTAQAVTIREIMETPKIRLPRQLRTKLIRVVGEKLNLVIPFQGKPRPVVTWFKDGAPLDGKTIGTRTSEVDSILFIRSAERDHSGKYTLSVQIENVSDSADIYIQIVDKPGPPIAVHVTDVWGFNAALEWKPPKDDGNCDIIGYTIQKADMKTKDWFTVYEHNRRPGCTVSDLVMGNEYSFRVFSENICGHSDEPGVSKNNAVVTKTGLAYKPPPFKEKDMTRSPKFTAPLVNRTVVAGYAAAISCAVRGFPKPKIIWMKNNMIIGEDPKFLMQNNQGVLTLNIRKPSMFDGGRYSCRAINDLGQDEVECKLEVRVVKEKGEEAKK, from the exons atCTACACTTACGAGATGAGCATCATCAAAGTAGTGGATGGGGACGCAGGTGGCTACCGCTGCGAGGTCACCTCCAAAGACAAGTGCGACAGCTGCACATTCGACATCTCCGTGCAGG ctgtggaagaggagcagcaggacaaCATCTTGGAGGCGTTTAAGCGATC CGGAGATGCAGATGAGGATGCCGGTGATCTTGACTTCAGCGCGCTGCTCAAGAAAAG gcagaagaagaaacaggccCCCAAAGAGGAAGTGGATGTTTGGGAAATCCTAAAGGGGGCCAACCCCTGTGACTACGAGAAGATCGCCTTCCAGTATGGCATCACGGACCTGAGGGGCATGCTGAAGAGgctgaagaagatgaagatggagtCCAAGAAGAGTGACG GAGCTTTCCTCAGGAAGCTGGATTCGGCCTACTCAGTGGACAAGGGCAAGACGATCCAGCTCACCGTGGAGGTGGCCGACCCCGACGCTCCGGTCACGTGGCTGAAGAATGGACAGGAGATCAAACCATCAGCCAA GTATGTGTTCGAGAGCGTGGGCAACAAGCGGACGCTCACTATCAACAAGTGCAACCTTTCGGATGACGCAGCGTACGAGTGCGTGGTCGGGGAGGAGAAGAGCTTCACGGAGGTTTTCGTCAAAG aGCCGCCGATCACCATCACCAAGCCGCTGGACGACGTCCTCACCGTGGTCGGTGAGAAGGTGGAGTTTGAGGTGGAAGTTTCAGAGGAAGGCGCCAACGTGAAATG GATGAAAGATGGGGTTGAGTTGACCAGAGAGACTGCAGGTTCAAAGTACAGGATTAAGAAAGCTGGGAAGAAGCACATTTTGATCATAAATGAAGCCACCAAGGAGGATATCGGGATGTACTACGCCTTCACCAATGGTGGGGAGTCGAAGGCAGAGCTGGAGGTTGAAG ATAAGGAGCTGCAGGTTCTGCAGAGCATTGCCGACCTGACAGTGAAGTCTGCCGAACAGGCTGTGTTCAAGTGCGAGGTGTCCGACGAAAAAGTGACGGGGAAGTGGTTCAAGGACGGCGTCGAAGTCCAGCCCAGCGATCGCATCAAAATAACGCACATCGGAAG GACCCACAAGCTGACAATTGATGACGTGAAGTCTTCGGACGCCGGAGATTACACTTTCGTCCCCGACGGCTACGCGCTGTCTCTCTCCGCAAAACTCAACTTCCTGG aGATCAAGATTGAATACGTTCCCCGACAAG ATCCGCCCAAAATCCACCTGGACACCAGCGGCACCGGCAACAAGAACACGATCACCGTGGTGGCCGGGAACAAACTTCGCCTCGACGTGGAGATCACGGGGGAGCCGGCCCCGACCGTGTGCTGGATGAAGGGAGACAAG gTGGTGGCTGAGGCCGAGGGACGGGTCCGCGTGGAGACCAGGAAGACCCTGAGCAGCTTTGTCATAGAGGGGGCGGAGAGAGGCGACGAGGGCCTTTACCACATCGCCGTGAATAATCCTGCCGGAGAAGACAAGGCGGACCTCTTCATCAGGGTCGTGG ATGTGCCCAATCCCCCCGAGAATGTCAAATGCTCGTCAGTTGGCGAGGACTGTGCCACGATCGCATGGGACCCTCCCGCGTTTGACGGCGGAGTTCCCATTAAAG GGTAcctgatggagaagaagaaggttggctcGGCCAGATGGACCAAGCTCAACTTTGACGTTTACGAGTCCACCACGTATGAGGCCAAGAAGATGATCGAAGGCGTGCGTTACGAGATGAGGGTGTTCGCAGTCAACGGCATCGGCGTCTCTCAGCCCAGTGCGAACTCAGAGCCCTTCATGCCCATCG ccgcCACCAGCGAGCCCACCCGTCTCGTGGTGGACGATGTGACAGACACTACCTGTGCACTCAAGTGGCTTCCTCCGGAGAAAATCGGAGCGGGCGGCATCGACGGTTACATCATCGAGTACTGCAAAGAAGGAG GGGACCAGTGGGTGCAGGCTAATGCGGCGCCAGTGGCAAAGAACCAGTACAGGGTGAAGGACCTCCCAGTCGGGGAGAAGATGCTGTTCAGAGTGGTGGCCGTCAACGTCGCGGGCCGCAGCCCGCCCGCCACGACCGCCCAGGCCGTCACTATCAGAGAGATCATGG AGACTCCAAAGATCCGCCTGCCGCGCCAACTGAGAACCAAACTCATCAGGGTTGTGGGCGAGAAGCTGAACCTGGTCATCCCCTTCCAG GGTAAACCTCGCCCCGTCGTGACCTGGTTCAAAGACGGCGCTCCCCTGGACGGCAAGACGATAGGAACCCGTACCAGTGAGGTGGACTCCATCCTCTTCATCCGCTCGGCGGAGAGGGACCACTCGGGAAAGTACACACTGTCCGTTCAGATTGAGAACGTGTCGGACAGCGCTGACATTTACATTCAGATTGTAG ATAAGCCCGGCCCTCCCATCGCTGTGCACGTCACAGACGTCTGGGGCTTCAACGCCGCGCTGGAGTGGAAGCCGCCGAAAGACGACGGCAACTGCGACATTATCGGCTACACCATTCAGAAGGCCGACATGAAGACTAAG GATTGGTTCACGGTCTACGAGCACAACCGTAGGCCCGGCTGCACCGTGTCTGACCTGGTCATGGGGAACGAGTATTCCTTCCGAGTGTTCAGCGAAAACATCTGCGGCCACAGCGACGAGCCCGGCGTCAGCAAGAACAACGCCGTCGTTACCAAGACAG GTTTGGCCTACAAACCTCCTCCCTTCAAAGAGAAGGACATGACCAGATCCCCCAAGTTCACGGCGCCCCTGGTGAACAGAACTGTGGTGGCGGGCTACGCCGCCGCCATCAGCTGTGCCGTCCGCGGCTTCCCCAAG CCAAAGATCATTTGGATGAAGAACAACATGATCATCGGTGAGGACCCCAAGTTCCTGATGCAGAACAACCAGGGCGTGTTGACGCTGAATATCCGCAAGCCGAGCATGTTCGACGGGGGCCGGTACTCCTGCAGGGCCATCAACGACCTCGGGCAGGACGAGGTGGAGTGCAAGCTGGAGGTTCGAG ttgtaaaagagaaaggagaggaggcgaAGAAATGA